A window of Vidua macroura isolate BioBank_ID:100142 chromosome 22, ASM2450914v1, whole genome shotgun sequence contains these coding sequences:
- the LOC128818046 gene encoding transmembrane protein 45B-like isoform X1, producing the protein MVQRMSPMPTTFLGSALRGTFFFAFGLWWSVRYPLKYLRRKGDADSQPGRRHTEVFEGMVKAFFALVGILVEQFVPTGPHLQLYSPKMHSWTDLTHWHYSTIYLFFLLSGITDVVSHSPLKLPPGLDQLSLSLALLVEGLLFCFRDYSDAVLDQHLHSLLAVAIFAGALCALLEVFLRDHIILETFRTSSFLLQGSWLWQIGFVLSPPWGGPGWDQSDSSNLLFLTMCFCWHYVGALAIVAANTAASRCCNESCQLKFGDIDVELDCGLCLHRGKKSSSGALLPESSSDDK; encoded by the exons ATG GTCCAGAGAATGAGCCCAATGCCAACAACTTTTCTGGGCAGTGCCCTCCGGGGcactttcttctttgcttttggCCTGTGGTGGTCGGTGAGATACCCCCTGAAGTACCTCAGGAGGAAAGGGGATGCTGACAGCCAGCCAGGCCGTAGGCACACGGAGGTCTTCGAAGGCATGGTCAAAGCTTTCTTTGCTCTAGTAG GGATATTGGTGGAGCAATTTGTCCCCACTGGTCCCCACCTGCAGCTGTACAGCCCCAAGATGCACAGCTGGACTGACCTCACCCACTGGCACTACTCCACCATCtacctcttcttcctcctctccgGCATCACAGACGTGGTCTCACACTCCCCACTCAAGCTGCCCCCTGGCTTGGACCAGCTCTCACTGTCCCTGGCTCTGCTTGTGGAAG GTTTGCTCTTCTGTTTCCGTGACTACAGTGATGCTGTGCTGGACCAGCACCTCCACTCCCTGCTAGCCGTGGCTATCTTTGCCGGAGCCCTCTGTGCCCTCCTAGAGGTGTTCCTCCGAGACCATATCATCCTGGAGACCTTCAGGACcagctccttccttctccagggCTCTTGGCTTTGGCAG ATTGGGTTTGTGTTGTCTCCTCCGTGGGGAGGACCAGGCTGGGATCAGAGCGACTCCAGCAACCTCTTGTTCCTCACCATGTGCTTCTGCTGGCACTACGTGGGTGCTCTCGCCATTGTGGCCGCCAACACTGCCGCATCCCGCTG ctgcaatGAGTCCTGCCAGCTGAAATTTGGGGACATTGACGTGGAGTTGGACTGTGGCTTGTGCCTCCACAGAGGGAAGAAGAGCTCCAGTGGCGCCTTGCTGCCAGAGAGCAGCTCAGATGACAAATGA
- the LOC128818046 gene encoding transmembrane protein 45B-like isoform X2: protein MSPMPTTFLGSALRGTFFFAFGLWWSVRYPLKYLRRKGDADSQPGRRHTEVFEGMVKAFFALVGILVEQFVPTGPHLQLYSPKMHSWTDLTHWHYSTIYLFFLLSGITDVVSHSPLKLPPGLDQLSLSLALLVEGLLFCFRDYSDAVLDQHLHSLLAVAIFAGALCALLEVFLRDHIILETFRTSSFLLQGSWLWQIGFVLSPPWGGPGWDQSDSSNLLFLTMCFCWHYVGALAIVAANTAASRCCNESCQLKFGDIDVELDCGLCLHRGKKSSSGALLPESSSDDK, encoded by the exons ATGAGCCCAATGCCAACAACTTTTCTGGGCAGTGCCCTCCGGGGcactttcttctttgcttttggCCTGTGGTGGTCGGTGAGATACCCCCTGAAGTACCTCAGGAGGAAAGGGGATGCTGACAGCCAGCCAGGCCGTAGGCACACGGAGGTCTTCGAAGGCATGGTCAAAGCTTTCTTTGCTCTAGTAG GGATATTGGTGGAGCAATTTGTCCCCACTGGTCCCCACCTGCAGCTGTACAGCCCCAAGATGCACAGCTGGACTGACCTCACCCACTGGCACTACTCCACCATCtacctcttcttcctcctctccgGCATCACAGACGTGGTCTCACACTCCCCACTCAAGCTGCCCCCTGGCTTGGACCAGCTCTCACTGTCCCTGGCTCTGCTTGTGGAAG GTTTGCTCTTCTGTTTCCGTGACTACAGTGATGCTGTGCTGGACCAGCACCTCCACTCCCTGCTAGCCGTGGCTATCTTTGCCGGAGCCCTCTGTGCCCTCCTAGAGGTGTTCCTCCGAGACCATATCATCCTGGAGACCTTCAGGACcagctccttccttctccagggCTCTTGGCTTTGGCAG ATTGGGTTTGTGTTGTCTCCTCCGTGGGGAGGACCAGGCTGGGATCAGAGCGACTCCAGCAACCTCTTGTTCCTCACCATGTGCTTCTGCTGGCACTACGTGGGTGCTCTCGCCATTGTGGCCGCCAACACTGCCGCATCCCGCTG ctgcaatGAGTCCTGCCAGCTGAAATTTGGGGACATTGACGTGGAGTTGGACTGTGGCTTGTGCCTCCACAGAGGGAAGAAGAGCTCCAGTGGCGCCTTGCTGCCAGAGAGCAGCTCAGATGACAAATGA